The Desulfomicrobium orale DSM 12838 genome includes a window with the following:
- a CDS encoding pyridoxal phosphate-dependent aminotransferase, with protein sequence MRRDIEHVGWGKLSYEIRAIVAVAQDLRNLGLEIIWENIGDPIEKGEQVPGWIKDIIAGLAQNDKSYGYCATQGVLESREFVARMVNQRGSYQVTSDDIIFFNGLGDAVAKIFGFLKREARVIGPSPAYSTHSSAEAAHSGYEHLTYELDPANGWMPDLTDLENKVHYNDSIAGILFINPDNPTGAVYPCELIEKIVDIARRYNVFVLADEIYANIVYSGHPTCSLSEVIGEVPGMALRGISKEYPWPGGRCGWIEVYNKDKNPDFRAYIRSLLNAKMLEVCSTSLPQLSIPLVMGDPRYQGHLEERRRMFEHRAQEAWAAFQGIPGVQVLKPQGAFYMSVMFEDGALNSRQTLDIENPTIRAYVEDMVRGVQVDKRFVYYLLGATGVCVVPLTGFCCNRKGFRVTLLEMNDAKRQRTWKTIADAITRYLASA encoded by the coding sequence ATGCGCAGAGACATCGAACATGTGGGCTGGGGCAAACTGAGCTACGAGATCAGGGCCATCGTGGCCGTGGCTCAGGACTTACGCAATCTGGGCCTGGAGATTATCTGGGAGAACATCGGCGACCCCATCGAAAAAGGCGAGCAGGTTCCCGGCTGGATCAAGGACATCATCGCCGGGCTGGCCCAGAACGACAAAAGCTACGGCTACTGCGCCACCCAGGGCGTTCTGGAATCCCGGGAATTCGTGGCCCGGATGGTCAACCAGCGCGGCAGCTACCAGGTCACCTCCGACGACATCATCTTTTTCAACGGCCTGGGCGACGCCGTGGCCAAGATTTTCGGCTTCCTCAAGCGCGAGGCGCGGGTCATCGGCCCGTCTCCGGCGTACTCCACCCATTCCTCGGCCGAGGCCGCCCATTCCGGCTACGAGCACCTGACCTACGAACTGGACCCGGCCAACGGCTGGATGCCCGATCTGACCGATCTGGAAAACAAGGTCCATTACAACGACTCCATCGCGGGCATTCTGTTCATCAATCCGGACAACCCCACCGGCGCGGTCTATCCGTGCGAGCTGATCGAAAAAATCGTGGACATCGCCCGCCGCTACAACGTGTTCGTGCTGGCCGACGAGATCTACGCCAACATCGTTTACAGCGGGCACCCCACATGCAGCCTGTCCGAGGTCATCGGCGAGGTGCCGGGCATGGCCCTGCGCGGCATTTCCAAGGAATATCCCTGGCCAGGCGGCCGCTGCGGCTGGATCGAGGTGTACAACAAGGACAAGAATCCCGACTTCCGGGCCTATATCAGAAGCCTGCTCAACGCCAAGATGCTCGAAGTCTGTTCCACCAGCCTGCCCCAGCTTTCCATCCCGCTGGTCATGGGTGATCCCCGCTACCAGGGCCATCTGGAAGAGCGGCGGCGCATGTTCGAACATCGCGCCCAGGAAGCCTGGGCCGCGTTTCAGGGCATCCCCGGCGTGCAGGTCCTGAAGCCTCAGGGCGCGTTTTACATGTCCGTCATGTTCGAGGATGGAGCCCTGAACAGCCGCCAGACCCTGGACATTGAAAATCCCACCATCCGCGCCTACGTGGAGGACATGGTCCGGGGCGTGCAGGTGGACAAGCGTTTCGTCTATTATCTGCTGGGCGCGACCGGCGTCTGTGTGGTGCCCCTGACGGGCTTCTGCTGTAATCGCAAAGGCTTCCGGGTCACTCTTCTGGAAATGAACGACGCCAAACGGCAACGCACCTGGAAAACCATTGCCGACGCCATAACCCGCTACCTCGCTTCGGCCTGA
- a CDS encoding NUDIX hydrolase has product MNDASLPRWLEWAREIQALSQTGLAYAKSHYDRDIFARLSGIAAEITAEHTNLPLTDIRRTFSLEPGYATPKVDVRAAVIRNGRILLVRENSDGKWAMPGGWADVGDFPAAAAERETLEESGFVVRAVKLLGVFDANRGTKANAFYHAVKLVFLCDLVSGEAAPSQETLAVDFFDFESLPDLSMQRTNPRHLKEVRAHLNDPLRPAAFD; this is encoded by the coding sequence ATGAACGACGCATCCCTCCCCCGCTGGCTTGAATGGGCGCGGGAAATCCAGGCCCTGTCCCAGACCGGTCTGGCCTACGCCAAAAGCCACTACGACCGGGACATATTCGCCCGGCTGTCCGGTATCGCGGCCGAAATCACGGCCGAACACACGAACCTGCCGCTGACCGACATCCGCCGGACCTTTTCTCTGGAGCCCGGATACGCCACGCCCAAAGTGGACGTGCGCGCCGCCGTGATCCGAAACGGCCGCATCCTGCTGGTCCGGGAAAATTCCGACGGGAAATGGGCCATGCCCGGCGGCTGGGCCGATGTGGGCGATTTTCCCGCCGCAGCGGCCGAAAGGGAAACCCTGGAGGAAAGCGGTTTCGTGGTCCGGGCCGTCAAACTTCTGGGAGTGTTTGACGCCAATCGGGGGACAAAGGCCAACGCCTTTTATCACGCGGTGAAACTGGTTTTCCTGTGTGATCTGGTTTCCGGCGAAGCCGCGCCCAGCCAGGAGACCCTGGCCGTGGATTTTTTCGATTTCGAAAGCCTGCCCGACCTGTCCATGCAGCGCACCAACCCCCGCCATCTGAAGGAAGTGCGGGCCCATCTGAACGATCCGCTGCGGCCGGCGGCCTTTGACTGA